The Patagioenas fasciata isolate bPatFas1 chromosome 3, bPatFas1.hap1, whole genome shotgun sequence genome contains a region encoding:
- the TPO gene encoding thyroid peroxidase, which produces MKVFIILGISAAIAFTAVFFSCLQINKDILFEETEENCITEAIQKGSSLMDYAAHYTLKRNIRERGIATPALLLAFSKFPEKESQDISQAAERMEMSIQVLKEKVCQKHKRSLHPTDLLSAELLTMIANISGCLPYMLPPKCPNNCLANKYRLITGACNNREHPRWGASNMALARWLPSAYEDGLSQPRGWDPRIRYNGVQLPLVREVTRKIIHASNEAVTEDNLYSDIIMVWGQYIDHDIAFTPQSTRRTAFLTGKECQMTCEKQNPCFPIKVTTNDTLTARMDCLPFYRSSPACGTGDHTILFGNVSALNSRQQINGLTSFLDASTVYGSTPAVENKLRNLTSKEGLLRVNVKYYDNHREYLPFTDQIPSPCAQDSNASGGDRIECFMAGDSRSSEVTSLAAMHTLWLREHNRLARALKNINGHWTAETVYQEARKIVGALHQIITLRDYIPKIIGPDAFNLYIGLYTGYDPTVNPTVSNVFSTAAFRFGHATIQPIVRRLNAQYLDDPELPNLHLHEVFFSPWRLIKGGGLDPLLRGLLAHSAKLQVQDQLLNEELTEKLFVLSNNGSLDLASLNLQRGRDHGLPGYNDWREFCSLPKLETLTDLNTVITNRNITEKIMELYHNPSNIDVWLGGLVEDFLPGARTGPLFACIIGKQMKALRDGDRFWWENDNVFTEAQKQELKKHSLSRVICDNTGISEVPADAFQLGKFPQDFKHCDNIPEMNLEAWQEFYQEEEICGTPTSVENGDFVYCSEFGKSTVIYSCQYGFQLQGEEQLTCTSKGWNFEAPICIDINECENEINPPCSPSAKCINTKGSYKCLY; this is translated from the exons AAATATCCGAGAAAGGGGAATAGCAACTCCTGCCTTGCTGCTGGCTTTCTCCAAATTTCCTGAAAAAGAGAGTCAAGATATTTCCCAAGCAGCTGAACGAATGGAAATGTCAATTCAAGTGCTGAAAGAAAAAGTTTGCCAGAAGCACAAACGTTCATTGCATCCAACTG ATCTTTTATCAGCTGAGCTGCTCACTATGATTGCTAACATTTCTGGATGTCTGCCTTATATGTTGCCACCAAAATGTCCAAACAATTGCTTGGCTAATAAATACCGACTCATCACGGGTGCCTGCAATAACAG AGAACATCCTAGATGGGGAGCATCCAATATGGCCTTGGCTAGGTGGCTTCCATCAGCCTATGAAGATGGACTCAGCCAACCTCGAGGATGGGATCCCAGGATTCGATACAACGGAGTCCAGCTACCCTTG GTTCGTGAAGTGACAAGAAAAATTATTCATGCATCTAATGAGGCTGTTACCGAAGACAACCTGTATTCTGATATTATTATGGTGTGGGGACAGTACATAGACCATGACATTGCATTCACACCCCAAAGCACAAGAAGAACCGCCTTCCTAACTGGAAAGGAGTGTCAGATgacatgtgaaaaacaaaatccatgttttccaATAAAG gtgACCACCAATGACACATTAACTGCAAGGATGGATTGCCTGCCCTTCTACCGCTCATCTCCTGCGTGCGGCACTGGTGATCATACTATTCTCTTTGGAAATGTATCAGCACTAAATTCAAGACAACAGATCAATGGCTTAACCTCTTTCCTTGATGCTTCTACTGTCTATGGCAGTACGCCTGCTGTTGAAAACAAACTGAGGAATTTAACAAGCAAAGAAGGCCTTCTTAGAGTAAATGTCAAATATTATGACAACCATCGGGAATACCTGCCTTTTACAGACCAGATCCCATCACCTTGTGCACAGGACTCAAATGCAAGTGGAGGTGACAGAATTGAATGCTTTATGGCTGGGGACAGTCGATCCAGTGAGGTCACGTCTCTGGCAGCCATGCACACGTTGTGGCTGAGGGAACACAACCGCCTGGCCAGAGCCCTCAAAAACATCAATGGCCACTGGACCGCTGAGACTGTCTACCAGGAAGCACGAAAAATTGTTGGCGCTCTGCATCAG attATTACTTTAAGAGATTACATTCCCAAAATCATTGGCCCAGATGCTTTTAATCTGTATATTGGCCTTTATACAGGTTATGATCCCACAGTGAATCCTACAGTTTCTAATGTGTTTTCGACAGCCGCTTTCCGTTTCGGTCATGCAACAATCCAACCAATAGTAAGGCGATTGAATGCACAGTATTTAGATGATCCAGAACTCCCAAATCTTCATTTGCATGAAGTTTTCTTTAGTCCATGGAGGCTCATTAAAGGAG GTGGCTTGGATCCTTTACTAAGGGGTCTTCTAGCACATTCAGCAAAACTGCAGGTGCAAGATCAACTGCTGAATGAGGAGCTAACAGAAAAACTGTTTGTGTTGTCCAATAATGGTTCACTTGATTTAGCATCATTAAATTTACAGCGTGGCCGTGACCATGGACTCCCAG GTTATAATGACTGGCGAGAATTTTGTAGTTTACCAAAATTGGAAACCCTAACTGACCTGAATACAGTAATAACCAATCGTAACATCACTGAAAAAATAATGGAATTGTACCATAATCCTAGCAATATTGATGTTTGGCTTGGTGGTCTGGTAGAAGACTTTCTGCCAGGTGCTAGAACCGGTCCCCTGTTTGCATGTATAATTGGAAAGCAAATGAAAGCACTACGGGATGGTGACAG ATTTTGGTGGGAAAATGATAATGTTTTCACGGAAGCTCAAAAGCAGGAACTCAAAAAACACTCATTGTCCCGCGTGATTTGTGACAATACAGGGATTTCTGAAGTGCCAGCAGATGCCTTTCAACTTGGGAAGTTTCCACAGGATTTTAAGCATTGTGACAATATACCTGAAATGAATTTAGAAGCTTGGCAAGAATTCTATCAGGAAG AGGAAATATGTGGAACACCAACGAGTGTGGAAAATGGTGATTTTGTATACTGTTCAGAATTTGGAAAATCTACAGTGATTTATTCGTGTCAATATGGATTTCAGTTACAAGGAGAAGAGCAATTAACCTGCACAAGTAAAGGATGGAACTTTGAGGCTCCCATTTGTATAG ACATCAATGaatgtgaaaatgaaattaatccaCCATGCTCTCCTTCTGCTAAATGCATTAACACTAAAGGCAGCTACAAATGTCTCTACTGA